The following are from one region of the Paenibacillus sp. KS-LC4 genome:
- a CDS encoding methyl-accepting chemotaxis protein, whose amino-acid sequence MELNTRLLAKEVDSRMKEKQTIIKMLAEAGADLGDDKQKHMDLIAKSQKLHPEFTTILYSPDTTGKFAIDANGKEYDLSERPYIKEIQAGLPYVSNPIISKVDNKLGVAIGAPVMKDGQPVGFYTAGYPINEVVDNIAHFKQGETGKALMMTADGTFIYYPDESFILNKKLADLNNPALDEGFADALQGNYKAIHSHEAGFDQLSYFTKTDINWIVVTYVHESEFLKSVNDLLKLIIIVGLIIVVGAMLLSVLIALRIVHPIRQLTHGIDLLAQGDLTYRIPVKGKNDISVALHSFNAAGDQMHQLMKGVADLSDQLTESAKQLAAGADQGAHAAQSISEAILVVAESSERQTSSVQDGSDAAENIAVQINGVAAHSSDVSAIASEATTLATDGSAAMNQLGGKMDEMELGIRELSGTIQDLSGLSAKIGEVVVSISNIARQTNILSLNAAIEASRSGEAGRGFAVVADEIRKLAGQSMASAEQIAGFIGSIQLEIKRTLHASEQTVEQAAQGKQAGEAANELFTHIRSSVEQVADSIRSVSTAAEEIVSGTGSLVESIRHIADSASETAAESENVSAAAQQQMASMEEVASSSAELANMAEKLRTQIDQFKL is encoded by the coding sequence ATGGAATTGAATACGAGGCTGCTGGCCAAGGAAGTTGACAGCAGAATGAAAGAGAAGCAGACCATCATTAAAATGCTAGCGGAGGCAGGCGCAGATTTAGGCGATGACAAACAGAAGCATATGGACTTGATTGCCAAGTCACAGAAGCTGCATCCTGAATTCACAACGATTTTGTATTCACCTGATACGACGGGGAAGTTTGCAATTGACGCGAACGGCAAGGAATATGACTTATCTGAGCGTCCCTATATAAAAGAGATACAAGCAGGACTCCCTTACGTCTCTAATCCGATTATTTCTAAAGTAGATAATAAGCTTGGCGTTGCTATTGGTGCTCCTGTAATGAAGGATGGTCAACCCGTTGGTTTTTATACAGCAGGATATCCGATTAATGAGGTTGTCGATAACATTGCTCACTTTAAGCAAGGCGAGACGGGAAAAGCGCTTATGATGACTGCGGATGGAACATTTATTTATTATCCGGACGAGTCCTTTATTTTAAACAAAAAGCTTGCGGATTTGAACAACCCTGCACTGGATGAAGGATTTGCTGATGCGCTTCAGGGCAATTACAAGGCCATTCATTCCCATGAAGCAGGGTTCGATCAGTTATCCTATTTCACGAAAACGGATATCAATTGGATCGTTGTCACTTATGTGCATGAAAGCGAGTTTTTAAAATCGGTTAATGATTTGCTGAAGCTCATAATAATCGTAGGGCTGATCATTGTTGTGGGTGCGATGCTGCTCAGCGTATTAATAGCGCTCAGAATTGTACATCCTATCCGTCAATTGACACACGGAATTGATTTGCTGGCACAAGGCGATCTCACGTATCGCATTCCGGTCAAAGGCAAAAACGATATTAGCGTGGCTCTTCATTCTTTTAATGCAGCAGGAGATCAAATGCATCAATTAATGAAGGGCGTTGCAGACTTATCTGATCAATTGACGGAGTCTGCGAAGCAGCTTGCGGCAGGTGCCGATCAAGGTGCTCATGCAGCGCAGAGCATTTCCGAGGCTATATTGGTCGTGGCCGAAAGCTCGGAGCGGCAAACGTCCAGCGTACAAGATGGCAGCGATGCAGCGGAAAATATTGCTGTGCAAATTAACGGAGTCGCTGCGCATAGCTCAGATGTATCGGCCATTGCCTCTGAGGCGACTACCCTGGCAACGGACGGCTCAGCCGCAATGAATCAGCTTGGTGGAAAAATGGACGAGATGGAGCTCGGCATTCGCGAGTTGTCCGGCACGATTCAAGATCTTAGCGGCTTGTCCGCTAAAATTGGTGAGGTTGTAGTTAGCATAAGCAACATCGCTCGCCAGACGAATATTCTCTCCTTAAATGCGGCGATTGAAGCGTCGCGCTCAGGTGAAGCAGGGCGAGGTTTTGCCGTCGTTGCTGATGAGATTCGGAAGCTGGCTGGACAATCAATGGCATCCGCAGAGCAAATTGCCGGCTTCATTGGCAGCATTCAGCTTGAGATTAAGCGAACTCTTCATGCGTCTGAACAGACCGTTGAGCAAGCAGCCCAAGGCAAACAAGCCGGAGAAGCGGCGAATGAGCTGTTTACGCACATTCGCTCATCTGTGGAACAGGTTGCAGACAGCATCCGAAGTGTTTCGACTGCCGCTGAGGAAATCGTCTCAGGCACAGGCAGCTTGGTTGAATCCATTCGTCATATTGCCGATTCCGCCAGTGAAACCGCTGCTGAATCTGAAAATGTCTCTGCCGCCGCACAGCAGCAAATGGCATCAATGGAGGAAGTCGCTTCCTCCTCAGCGGAGCTTGCTAACATGGCAGAGAAGCTTCGCACGCAAATTGATCAATTTAAGCTATAG
- a CDS encoding IDEAL domain-containing protein: MINEMIIKPGDWMNGTTGNGELMLGFVESVDASHGTVRLYVTACDNELAIGRTITLAASQVHPLRSSPLYTVQQLTQLIDLALATSDEAWFNELSAMLVTLNNGKLPQDSSLPSTHTNIFNRLGISVNGEANGL, from the coding sequence ATGATTAATGAGATGATAATTAAACCGGGCGACTGGATGAACGGAACGACAGGAAACGGCGAGCTAATGCTCGGCTTTGTAGAAAGCGTTGATGCTTCCCACGGCACGGTACGACTATATGTAACGGCATGCGACAACGAGCTTGCTATCGGCAGAACGATTACGCTGGCAGCTTCACAGGTTCATCCACTGCGTTCGTCACCACTGTATACGGTACAGCAATTGACGCAGTTGATCGACCTTGCGCTTGCGACGAGCGATGAAGCTTGGTTTAATGAGCTTTCGGCTATGCTCGTCACCTTGAACAATGGCAAATTGCCGCAGGACAGCTCCCTGCCAAGCACCCATACCAATATTTTCAACCGTCTGGGCATTTCGGTTAATGGAGAAGCGAACGGCTTGTAA
- a CDS encoding helix-turn-helix transcriptional regulator: MAGNLSFHAFCLQAAEFMQQLLQLVSHFGSLNTDLAWLSLFHNRTHFTKQFSKAYGTTPVQYIQRLKMGEATRLLAQTSYTLSEIASSIGFPDLFSFSKAFKKIRGVSPKQYRSQLISGQRESND; the protein is encoded by the coding sequence ATGGCTGGAAATCTATCATTTCACGCCTTCTGCTTACAGGCTGCCGAGTTTATGCAGCAGCTTTTGCAGCTCGTCAGCCACTTTGGTTCGCTAAATACCGATCTCGCATGGCTGAGTCTTTTTCATAATCGCACGCACTTTACTAAACAATTCAGCAAAGCATACGGCACTACACCGGTTCAATACATCCAGCGATTAAAAATGGGAGAAGCCACGCGGCTTCTGGCACAAACCAGCTATACGTTATCGGAAATCGCCAGCTCCATCGGCTTTCCCGACCTCTTCTCCTTTTCCAAAGCTTTCAAGAAAATTAGAGGTGTTTCGCCCAAGCAATACCGCTCACAGCTCATTAGCGGGCAAAGAGAGAGTAACGATTGA
- a CDS encoding SRPBCC domain-containing protein: MTNKLSFKVEGQVLTMERIFDAPHALVFEAHSTAEHLKHWWGPNGWILSACTIDFRPGGVWHYCMKCVDENQGDFFGFESWGKGVYNEIVTNEKIAYVDYFSDAEGNESADMPAADVIMTFEATADGKTKFVSVTRYPTEEALKTVVEMGMEQGISETSDRLVAYLAELLK, translated from the coding sequence ATGACGAATAAACTAAGCTTTAAGGTTGAAGGACAGGTACTTACGATGGAGCGGATTTTTGACGCGCCGCATGCACTCGTGTTTGAAGCACATTCGACGGCGGAGCATTTGAAGCATTGGTGGGGACCGAATGGCTGGATTTTATCAGCTTGCACAATAGATTTTAGACCGGGCGGCGTATGGCATTATTGTATGAAATGCGTCGACGAGAACCAAGGGGACTTTTTCGGCTTTGAATCGTGGGGTAAGGGCGTTTATAACGAAATTGTGACAAATGAAAAGATTGCTTATGTCGACTATTTCTCCGACGCCGAGGGCAATGAATCTGCGGATATGCCGGCGGCTGACGTCATCATGACATTTGAAGCGACAGCCGATGGCAAAACCAAGTTCGTGAGCGTGACCCGCTACCCAACCGAGGAAGCACTCAAAACGGTAGTCGAAATGGGAATGGAGCAGGGCATCAGCGAAACGTCGGATCGCCTAGTCGCCTACTTGGCAGAGCTGCTGAAATAA
- the serS gene encoding serine--tRNA ligase: MLDMKWIRENKELVQQAAERKGLNFDVQQLLEADTRRRELQQQADQLRQERNTHSQRIAKLMQSVKARREKPRAAQGGEQGEATEQNKATEKDKATEQAEQLKQTVAKINEQLKPCEEQLLEAEQRFRQLMLEVPNPPSPDTPIGKSDADNVEIRRMGSIPAPSFALRDHVELGELHGMIDISRGVRTAGSRSYYLKGAGALLHRAVQQLALDYLLERGFTLLDVPLMVREEAMYNTGYFPSGTDSAYRIDGENRWLIGTSEVPLVAYYDNEIVDAAEPIRLTAATACFRSEVGSAGRDVRGLYRVHQFAKVEQVVLCEADPDLSEALLHEITANAEQLLQLLELPYRVVAVCTGDMSQKNVKQFDIETWMPSRQAYGETHSSSNVHDFQARRSNIRYRDAEGKLRYCHTLNNTAVATPRILIPLLENHQLEDGSIYIPAALRPYMSGLETLQAPITYMAESAQEQLFPK; this comes from the coding sequence ATGCTGGACATGAAATGGATTCGCGAAAACAAGGAGCTGGTGCAGCAGGCGGCGGAGCGTAAGGGGCTGAATTTTGACGTTCAGCAGCTGCTTGAGGCAGATACTCGCAGACGCGAGCTGCAGCAGCAGGCGGACCAGCTCAGGCAGGAGCGCAATACGCATTCGCAGCGCATTGCGAAGCTGATGCAGAGCGTAAAGGCGAGGCGGGAAAAGCCACGGGCGGCGCAAGGGGGTGAGCAGGGCGAAGCAACGGAGCAGAACAAAGCAACCGAGAAGGACAAAGCAACCGAGCAGGCCGAGCAATTGAAGCAAACGGTAGCGAAAATTAATGAGCAGCTAAAGCCTTGTGAGGAGCAGCTGCTTGAAGCCGAGCAGCGATTCCGCCAGCTCATGCTGGAGGTGCCAAATCCGCCGTCGCCCGATACACCCATTGGCAAGTCGGATGCGGACAATGTGGAAATTCGCCGAATGGGCAGCATCCCGGCTCCCTCCTTTGCGCTGCGGGATCATGTGGAGCTTGGCGAGCTGCATGGCATGATTGATATTAGTCGAGGTGTTCGCACAGCAGGCTCGCGCAGCTACTATTTGAAAGGCGCAGGCGCCCTGCTGCACCGCGCCGTACAGCAGCTTGCGCTCGACTATTTGCTGGAGCGCGGTTTTACGCTGCTTGATGTGCCTCTGATGGTGAGAGAGGAAGCGATGTACAATACGGGCTATTTCCCGTCGGGCACAGATTCGGCTTACCGCATTGACGGCGAAAATCGCTGGCTGATCGGGACGTCGGAAGTGCCGCTAGTCGCCTATTACGATAATGAAATCGTCGATGCTGCCGAGCCGATTCGGCTTACCGCAGCAACCGCCTGCTTCCGCAGCGAGGTCGGCTCGGCTGGACGGGATGTGCGCGGCCTCTACCGCGTGCATCAGTTTGCGAAGGTGGAGCAGGTCGTGCTTTGCGAAGCCGATCCTGACCTTTCGGAGGCGCTGCTCCACGAAATAACAGCGAATGCGGAGCAACTGCTGCAATTGCTGGAGCTGCCCTATCGGGTTGTTGCGGTATGTACCGGGGATATGTCGCAAAAAAATGTAAAGCAGTTCGACATTGAGACGTGGATGCCAAGCAGGCAAGCTTATGGCGAGACGCATTCGTCGTCGAATGTACATGATTTTCAGGCGCGGCGGTCGAATATTCGCTATCGCGATGCGGAGGGCAAGCTTCGCTACTGCCACACGCTTAACAATACGGCGGTTGCAACGCCGCGCATTCTCATCCCGCTGCTGGAAAATCATCAGCTGGAGGACGGGTCGATTTATATTCCAGCAGCGCTGCGTCCCTACATGAGCGGACTGGAAACACTGCAAGCTCCGATCACCTACATGGCAGAATCGGCTCAGGAGCAGCTCTTTCCGAAATAA
- a CDS encoding ISNCY family transposase, producing MTRKELKKIHVVQKIGDGHLTNSEGALTLGISVRQIIRLKNKYKAEGESGIAHKNRGRKPIHALKEDIKERAAELYTAKYQGSNSCHFAELLQEHENMELSRSSVRRILLAKGLKQAKQRRQTKTHQPRQRRAQAGMLWQIDATSYAWLEEHTPAFSLHAAIDDATGTVVGAVFRPNECREGYSIVMQQGIQKYGIPLSLYSDRHTIFRSPHEKLTVEQELAGETKPLSHFGKAMAELHIEHIKATTPQAKGRVERLWLTLQDRLVIELRLLGITSMEEANVALPRLIAKHNKQFAVAPRSSESAYMKLRDNVQLDHIFTIRELRTLGSGHTLSYAGTVYTFAEPSPQRFDAKSVVEVRQTLSGDVFIWHRGQALQLKKTERPKPEQKKKASSAQPRKPANDHPWKTTHDNNITKRNTKPSTFQDKINSQHNDYLEASW from the coding sequence TTGACGAGAAAAGAACTGAAGAAGATCCATGTGGTGCAGAAAATAGGGGATGGACATCTGACAAACAGCGAGGGGGCTTTGACGCTAGGAATTTCCGTTAGACAAATCATTCGACTGAAGAACAAATATAAAGCAGAAGGAGAATCAGGCATTGCCCATAAAAATCGGGGAAGGAAGCCGATACACGCATTAAAGGAAGACATAAAAGAACGAGCAGCCGAGTTATACACAGCAAAATATCAGGGCAGCAACAGTTGCCACTTTGCCGAGTTGCTCCAAGAGCATGAGAACATGGAACTGAGCCGTTCCAGTGTGAGACGTATTCTGCTCGCTAAAGGACTCAAACAAGCCAAGCAAAGACGCCAGACGAAGACTCACCAGCCTCGTCAGCGTAGAGCCCAAGCGGGCATGCTCTGGCAGATCGACGCGACCTCTTATGCATGGTTGGAGGAGCACACTCCCGCCTTTTCCTTGCATGCGGCTATTGATGATGCTACGGGCACTGTCGTTGGCGCTGTATTTCGCCCCAACGAATGTCGGGAGGGTTACTCGATTGTGATGCAACAGGGTATCCAGAAATATGGCATCCCGCTTAGCCTTTACAGCGACAGACACACGATCTTCCGCTCGCCCCATGAGAAGCTTACCGTCGAACAGGAACTTGCTGGCGAAACAAAGCCTCTCTCTCACTTTGGAAAGGCGATGGCTGAGCTACATATTGAACATATAAAAGCAACCACGCCACAAGCGAAAGGCCGTGTTGAACGCCTCTGGCTGACCTTACAGGATCGTCTGGTCATTGAGCTACGGCTGCTTGGCATCACCTCAATGGAAGAAGCAAACGTAGCGCTCCCACGGCTCATCGCGAAGCATAACAAGCAATTTGCCGTTGCTCCGCGTTCCAGCGAATCCGCCTACATGAAGCTCCGCGATAACGTTCAACTTGATCATATCTTTACGATCCGCGAGCTTCGAACGTTGGGGTCAGGCCATACCCTTTCTTATGCGGGTACGGTCTACACTTTCGCGGAACCCTCACCTCAGCGTTTTGACGCGAAATCAGTCGTTGAAGTGCGCCAGACGCTTTCAGGAGACGTGTTCATTTGGCATCGTGGACAAGCTTTGCAGCTCAAGAAAACAGAACGGCCTAAGCCCGAGCAAAAGAAAAAGGCGAGTTCTGCGCAGCCACGCAAACCCGCCAACGATCATCCGTGGAAAACCACGCATGACAACAACATCACTAAGCGTAACACAAAACCAAGTACGTTCCAAGACAAGATAAATTCGCAGCACAACGATTATTTAGAGGCCTCCTGGTAA
- a CDS encoding glycine betaine ABC transporter substrate-binding protein yields MKMLVAAVMLAVLVAGCSSAGGSKDITLAYVAWDSEIASTYVVKEVLEQKLGYKVEMLQVDAGPMWAGISDGSADGIVAAWLPSTHASYADKYQGQYEDLGANLEGTKTGLVVPAYMDINSIEDLNDTTGPALDYKIIGIEPGAGLMMASEKALDEYGLRDKWTLLESSSAAMSQELQKAYDNKEPIVVTGWTPHWMFAKMDLKYLDDPKNVYGGAEQIHTLVRKGLKEDKAEAYAFLDKFNWTPDDMAKVMVAIQGGETPEAAAKAWVEDNAELVDAWLK; encoded by the coding sequence ATGAAAATGCTAGTTGCTGCCGTTATGCTCGCTGTATTGGTCGCCGGCTGTTCCTCCGCCGGCGGAAGCAAGGACATTACCCTTGCTTATGTCGCTTGGGATTCCGAAATTGCCAGTACCTATGTCGTGAAAGAAGTATTGGAGCAAAAGCTTGGCTACAAGGTTGAAATGCTCCAAGTCGATGCCGGGCCAATGTGGGCGGGCATCTCCGATGGAAGCGCCGACGGCATCGTTGCTGCTTGGCTTCCAAGCACGCACGCCTCTTATGCGGATAAATATCAGGGGCAATATGAGGATTTAGGCGCTAACCTCGAAGGCACCAAAACCGGACTTGTCGTTCCCGCTTATATGGATATTAACAGCATTGAGGACTTGAATGATACGACGGGCCCCGCGCTGGATTATAAAATTATCGGCATTGAGCCAGGTGCCGGACTTATGATGGCGTCGGAAAAGGCACTTGATGAATACGGCCTGCGCGACAAATGGACGCTGCTTGAAAGCTCGTCTGCTGCGATGTCGCAGGAGCTTCAGAAGGCTTATGACAATAAAGAGCCAATCGTGGTAACAGGCTGGACACCACACTGGATGTTCGCCAAGATGGACCTGAAATATTTGGATGATCCGAAAAATGTCTACGGCGGCGCCGAACAAATTCATACGCTTGTACGCAAGGGGCTGAAGGAGGACAAAGCGGAGGCTTACGCGTTCCTCGACAAGTTCAACTGGACGCCGGATGATATGGCGAAGGTCATGGTTGCCATTCAAGGCGGAGAAACGCCAGAAGCAGCGGCGAAGGCTTGGGTTGAAGACAACGCCGAGTTGGTTGATGCTTGGCTGAAATAA
- a CDS encoding proline/glycine betaine ABC transporter permease, giving the protein MNIPKIPLADWIGALEAWLETHLSPLFKLIKVVIGETVGGLNTALDFLPAIVLIILFTAAAWFLGKWRMALFTFVGLLIIDNLGYWSQTMQTLSLVLTSALISVVVGVPVGILCARKNSIQNIVTPILDFMQTMPAFVYLLPAVSFFSLGVVPGVIASIIFAIPPTIRMTNLGIRQVPEELTEAADAFGSTPSQKLIKLQLPIALPSIMAGINQTIMLSLSMVVIASMIGAQGVGSYVYRAVTQGNTGVGFEAGIAIVILAIILDRLTQNAIRRTKKA; this is encoded by the coding sequence ATGAATATACCGAAAATTCCTTTAGCGGATTGGATCGGGGCACTGGAGGCATGGCTTGAAACTCATCTCAGCCCGCTTTTCAAGCTTATTAAAGTGGTTATTGGCGAAACGGTTGGCGGATTAAATACCGCACTCGACTTTCTCCCTGCGATCGTACTCATTATTCTCTTTACCGCAGCAGCTTGGTTTCTCGGCAAATGGCGCATGGCGCTGTTTACGTTTGTCGGCCTGCTCATTATTGATAATCTCGGCTATTGGAGCCAGACGATGCAGACGCTGTCGCTCGTGCTGACCTCCGCCCTCATTTCCGTAGTAGTCGGTGTTCCAGTTGGCATTTTGTGTGCACGTAAAAATAGCATCCAAAATATCGTTACTCCGATTCTCGACTTCATGCAGACGATGCCGGCCTTCGTATACTTGCTGCCTGCCGTCTCCTTCTTCTCGCTTGGCGTCGTACCCGGCGTCATCGCTTCGATTATTTTTGCGATTCCGCCGACGATTCGGATGACCAATCTTGGCATTCGCCAAGTGCCAGAGGAGCTGACGGAAGCGGCGGATGCCTTCGGCTCTACACCGTCGCAGAAGCTGATCAAGCTGCAATTGCCGATTGCGCTGCCAAGCATTATGGCGGGCATCAACCAGACGATCATGCTGTCGCTTTCAATGGTCGTTATCGCATCCATGATTGGCGCTCAGGGCGTTGGCTCGTACGTATACCGTGCGGTGACGCAGGGCAACACAGGCGTTGGCTTTGAGGCGGGGATCGCCATCGTTATACTCGCGATTATTCTCGACCGCTTGACGCAAAATGCGATTCGCCGCACGAAAAAGGCGTAA
- a CDS encoding glycine betaine/L-proline ABC transporter ATP-binding protein, whose amino-acid sequence MAIIEARKLTKIFGADPKKAIPLLDKGWSKEKILKEAKLTVGVNQAEFSIEAGQIFVIMGLSGSGKSTLVRLLNRLIEPTGGQVLFNGKDVLKMTAEQLRQFRRKHVGMVFQKFALFPHRTVLQNIEYGLEVQGIAKSKRREMALQSLELVGLKGYGDSYPEQLSGGMQQRVGLARGLASDPEVLLMDEAFSALDPLIRKDMQDELLELQSKMKKTIIFITHDLNEALRIGDQIALMKDGSIVQIGSPEEILMQPANKYVERFVEDVDLSKVLTASHVMAKAETITNEKGPRVALQLMRARSISSLYMVDKEMRLLGVITADDAAKALKEGLTLESLTQRDVPTVTPDTLLNELFELMGSVRLPVAVIGENGRLKGIVIKGAVLAALAGNTEIEAGVKA is encoded by the coding sequence ATGGCTATTATAGAGGCTAGGAAGCTGACCAAAATATTCGGTGCGGACCCAAAAAAAGCAATACCGCTGCTGGATAAGGGCTGGTCAAAGGAAAAAATTTTAAAAGAAGCAAAGCTGACTGTCGGTGTGAATCAAGCCGAATTTTCGATAGAGGCCGGACAAATTTTTGTCATCATGGGCCTATCGGGAAGCGGTAAATCGACGCTCGTTCGCTTATTGAATCGTTTAATTGAGCCGACGGGCGGACAAGTGCTTTTTAATGGCAAGGATGTGCTCAAGATGACGGCGGAGCAGCTTCGCCAGTTTCGTCGCAAGCATGTCGGGATGGTGTTTCAGAAGTTTGCGCTGTTCCCGCATCGGACCGTATTGCAAAATATTGAATACGGCCTTGAGGTTCAGGGCATCGCGAAGTCAAAGCGCCGGGAGATGGCGCTTCAATCGTTAGAGCTTGTCGGCTTGAAGGGCTACGGCGACAGTTATCCCGAACAGCTTAGCGGCGGGATGCAGCAGCGCGTAGGTCTTGCAAGAGGGCTTGCCAGTGATCCCGAGGTATTGCTGATGGATGAAGCGTTCAGTGCGCTTGATCCGCTGATCCGCAAGGATATGCAGGATGAGCTGCTGGAGCTCCAGTCCAAGATGAAAAAAACGATTATTTTCATCACCCATGATTTGAATGAGGCGCTGCGCATCGGAGACCAGATCGCCTTAATGAAGGATGGCAGCATTGTGCAAATAGGGTCGCCGGAAGAAATTTTAATGCAGCCTGCCAATAAATATGTGGAGCGCTTCGTCGAGGACGTCGATTTGTCCAAGGTGCTCACCGCCTCCCATGTCATGGCGAAGGCTGAGACGATTACGAATGAGAAGGGACCGCGCGTTGCGCTCCAGCTCATGCGTGCGAGAAGCATCTCCAGCTTGTATATGGTCGACAAGGAGATGCGACTGCTTGGTGTCATCACGGCGGATGATGCGGCGAAAGCGCTGAAGGAAGGGCTGACGCTCGAATCGCTAACCCAGCGTGATGTTCCAACCGTAACGCCCGATACGCTGCTCAATGAGCTGTTTGAGTTAATGGGCAGTGTGCGCTTGCCCGTTGCCGTCATCGGTGAAAATGGTCGCTTGAAGGGCATCGTGATTAAAGGCGCAGTGCTTGCCGCACTCGCAGGCAATACCGAAATAGAGGCAGGTGTTAAAGCATGA
- a CDS encoding GbsR/MarR family transcriptional regulator: MDELAALSEEQREQLLKTRRRVIESIGKNMDLYGITLSIGHLYGNMYFNREPVTLDEMSATMGMSKTSMSTGMRTLYDLKMINKVWGKGSRKDLYEVVPDWHENFTDFFSIKWRKAAEQNVLALSRSLKEIEQLEENPEQSEAFLDVLASDRQKLKEALAYYRWLGRLIDAFESGEIYKLIPKEE; encoded by the coding sequence ATGGATGAACTTGCAGCATTATCAGAAGAGCAGCGGGAGCAGCTGCTGAAGACGCGGCGGCGCGTCATTGAATCAATCGGCAAAAACATGGATCTATACGGCATTACGCTGTCCATCGGGCATTTATATGGCAATATGTATTTCAACCGCGAGCCTGTAACGCTGGACGAAATGAGTGCTACGATGGGAATGAGCAAAACGTCAATGAGCACCGGAATGCGGACATTATACGATCTGAAAATGATCAATAAAGTATGGGGCAAAGGCTCACGCAAGGATTTGTATGAGGTGGTGCCGGATTGGCACGAGAACTTCACGGATTTTTTCTCTATTAAATGGAGGAAGGCTGCTGAGCAAAATGTGCTTGCCTTATCCCGTTCTCTTAAGGAAATTGAACAGCTGGAGGAAAATCCAGAGCAATCCGAAGCCTTTCTTGATGTGCTCGCAAGCGACAGACAGAAGCTTAAGGAAGCGCTCGCTTATTATAGGTGGCTGGGACGGCTCATTGATGCTTTTGAATCAGGAGAAATTTATAAGTTGATTCCGAAGGAAGAGTAG
- a CDS encoding histidine kinase yields MLHALLVHDRVIERAIITTSFTEQHIQISTQGRLEDALLWFKQGGEADICLIDASLTEDAEAACRTIHEASGSKELYIIMLLDIKDRQQLERLYTAGMNDYLLRPFAAVELTRKLCMLLQLRKSEAGLVETELAMLRAKIKPHFLFNAIGTIIFISKRNAEEARGLLRSLSEFLRSSFDFENKAEAVSFKVELALVKAYLDLEKARFGSRLQVNYELRATQFQLPPFIIQTLVENAIRHGITAKLIGGRVDIITLNVHGGIRVIIKDDGVGIPEEQLESFMRKRKQPPGRRLPSDQQLRQGIGLANTNERLLRHFGSGLHIRRRESGGTTVTFLIPAQQGGQ; encoded by the coding sequence GTGCTTCATGCGCTTCTCGTTCATGACCGCGTAATCGAAAGAGCGATTATTACAACTAGTTTTACGGAACAACATATACAAATTTCGACCCAAGGCAGGCTGGAGGATGCCTTGCTCTGGTTCAAGCAAGGCGGCGAGGCGGATATATGTCTGATTGACGCTTCATTGACAGAGGATGCTGAAGCTGCGTGCCGCACGATTCATGAGGCAAGCGGCAGCAAGGAGCTATACATCATTATGCTGCTGGATATAAAAGACAGACAACAACTGGAGCGGCTCTACACAGCTGGGATGAATGATTATTTATTGCGGCCCTTCGCCGCTGTAGAGCTTACGCGAAAGCTCTGCATGCTCCTGCAACTGAGAAAATCAGAGGCAGGGCTTGTGGAGACGGAGCTGGCGATGCTGCGTGCGAAGATTAAGCCGCATTTTTTATTTAATGCAATCGGAACTATTATTTTCATCAGCAAGCGGAATGCGGAGGAAGCGAGGGGACTGCTTCGCAGCTTAAGTGAATTTTTGCGGAGCAGCTTTGATTTTGAGAATAAGGCGGAGGCTGTGTCCTTTAAGGTTGAGCTTGCCCTCGTTAAAGCCTATCTGGACTTGGAGAAGGCGAGATTTGGCAGTCGCCTGCAAGTGAATTACGAGCTCAGAGCGACGCAGTTTCAGCTGCCGCCCTTTATCATTCAGACGCTGGTGGAAAATGCGATTCGCCATGGTATTACAGCCAAGCTCATTGGCGGCAGAGTTGACATTATTACGCTCAACGTTCATGGAGGCATTCGCGTCATTATTAAGGACGATGGAGTCGGTATTCCCGAGGAGCAGCTAGAAAGCTTTATGCGCAAAAGAAAGCAGCCGCCAGGCAGGCGTTTGCCGAGCGATCAGCAGCTGCGTCAGGGAATAGGGCTTGCGAATACTAATGAGCGTCTGCTCCGTCATTTTGGATCGGGACTGCACATTAGACGCCGCGAAAGCGGAGGCACGACCGTTACCTTTTTGATACCAGCACAACAGGGAGGGCAGTAA